The following are from one region of the Sorghum bicolor cultivar BTx623 chromosome 2, Sorghum_bicolor_NCBIv3, whole genome shotgun sequence genome:
- the LOC8057318 gene encoding CO(2)-response secreted protease — protein MARSPSNTMLWLLLAVFASLAAAGTAGRRGDDGSRSSPQVYVVYMGAVPPRTSPDLLLESHLRLLGTVLNRGRRADSVVVHQYKHGFSGFAARLSKDEAAALRRKPGVVSVFADPVYQMHTTRSWDFLQQTTTTAVKIDDSAAGPAARRRGSSNKKGSSKATTPAAADPSSSSPATDTVVGLLDSGIWPESPSFNDAGFGRPPSRWKGVCMTGDDFNSSNCNNKLIGARYYDLSSVRGPSPSNGGSPRDDVGHGTHTSSTAAGSAVTGASYYGLASGTAKGGSAGSRVAMYRVCAEYGCAGSAILAGFDDAIADGVDVVSVSLGASPYFLPDLYADPIAIGAFHAVAKGVMVVCSAGNSGPDAATVVNAAPWILTVAATTIDRDFESDVVLGGNNSAVKGVAINFSNLDRSPKYPLITGAAAKSSSVSDTDSASHCEPGTLNSSKIQGKIVLCHHSQSDTSKLEKADELQSDGAAGCILVNDGERSVATAYLDFPVTEVTSAAAAAIHKYIASASQPVATITPATTVTEYKPAPVVAYFSSRGPSGQTGNILKPDIAAPGVNILASWIPPSSLPPGQKQASQFNLVSGTSMACPHVAGAAATVKAWNPTWSPAAIRSAIMTTATTLNNERAPMTTDSGSAATPYDLGAGQVHPTAALDPGLVYDAGEDDYLRFLCNYGYNASTVKLIAGSTLPGRFSCAANASKDLISDLNYPSIAVSGLLGKGSRTVTVTRAVTNVGAQDAATYTVAISAPTGLDVKVTPSKLEFTRSVKKLAFQVSFSRSGNVDSLDDGDDDDDDAAAKKGALSGSITWSDGKHLVRSPFVVTS, from the exons ATGGCGAGGTCGCCGTCGAACACCATGCTGTGGTTGCTGCTCGCCGTGTTCGCTTCGTTGGCCGCCGCCGGCACAGCAGGCCGCCGCGGCGACGACGGGAGCAGGTCGTCGCCGCAGGTGTACGTCGTGTACATGGGCGCCGTGCCGCCCCGGACCTCCCCCGACCTCCTCCTCGAAAGCCACCTGCGCCTCCTCGGCACTGTGCTCAACAG GGGCCGGAGGGCGGACAGCGTGGTGGTGCACCAGTACAAGCACGGCTTCTCTGGGTTCGCGGCGCGGCTGTCCAAGGACGAGGCGGCCGCGCTCCGGCGGAAGCCCGGCGTCGTGTCCGTGTTCGCCGACCCGGTGTACCAGATGCACACCACCAGGTCCTGGGACTTCCTGCAgcagacgacgacgacagccGTCAAGATCGACGACTCCGCCGCCGGTCCTGCGGCTAGACGACGCGGCAGCAGCAATAAGAAGGGTAGTAGTAAGGCTACCacacccgccgccgccgacccgtcgtcgtcgtctccggcGACGGATACCGTCGTCGGCCTCCTCGACTCCGGCATCTGGCCCGAGTCACCCAGCTTCAACGACGCCGGCTTTGGCCGCCCTCCCAGCCGGTGGAAGGGCGTGTGCATGACTGGCGACGACTTCAACTCATCCAACTGCAACAA CAAGCTGATCGGAGCAAGATACTACGACCTCAGCAGCGTGAGGGGCCCTTCGCCGAGCAACGGCGGCTCGCCGCGGGACGACGTGGGGCACGGCACGCACACGTCGTCGACGGCCGCCGGGAGCGCGGTGACCGGCGCCTCGTACTACGGCCTGGCCTCCGGGACCGCCAAGGGCGGCTCCGCCGGGTCCAGGGTCGCCATGTACCGGGTCTGCGCCGAGTACGGCTGCGCGGGCTCCGCCATCCTCGCCGGCTTCGACGACGCCATCGCCGACGGCGTCGACGTCGTCTCCGTCTCCCTCGGCGCGTCGCCCTACTTCCTCCCGGACCTCTACGCCGACCCCATCGCCATCGGCGCCTTCCACGCCGTCGCCAAGGGGGTCATGGTCGTTTGCTCGGCGGGGAACTCCGGCCCGGACGCCGCCACCGTCGTCAACGCGGCGCCGTGGATCCTCACCGTCGCCGCCACCACCATCGACCGTGACTTCGAGTCCGACGTCGTGCTGGGTGGAAACAACAGCGCCGTCAAGGGTGTAGCTATCAACTTCTCCAACCTGGACAGATCCCCCAAGTATCCATTGATCACTGGTGCAGCGGCGAAGTCGAGCTCAGTTTCTGACACTGACTCAGCAAG CCACTGTGAGCCCGGCACGCTGAACAGCAGCAAGATACAAGGGAAGATCGTGCTGTGCCACCACTCGCAGAGCGACACGTCGAAGCTGGAGAAGGCCGACGAGCTCCAGAGCGACGGGGCGGCGGGGTGCATCCTGGTGAACGACGGCGAGAGGTCGGTGGCCACGGCCTACCTCGACTTcccggtgaccgaggtcacgtccgccgccgccgcggccatccacaagtacatcgcCTCCGCCAGCCAACCGGTGGCGACGATCACGCCGGCGACCACCGTGACGGAGTACAAGCCGGCGCCCGTGGTGGCCTACTTCTCGTCGAGGGGGCCCTCAGGGCAGACCGGGAACATCCTGAAGCCGGACATCGCGGCTCCGGGTGTGAACATCCTGGCGTCGTGGATCCCGCCGTCGTcgctgccgccggggcagaagCAGGCCTCGCAGTTCAACCTCGTGTCGGGGACATCCATGGCGTGCCCGCacgtcgccggcgccgccgcgacCGTCAAGGCGTGGAACCCGACGTGGAGCCCCGCGGCGATCCGGTCGGCGATCatgacgacggcgacgacgctCAACAACGAGCGCGCGCCGATGACGACGGACTCCGGGTCGGCCGCGACGCCGTACGACCTCGGCGCCGGGCAGGTGCACCCGACGGCCGCGCTGGACCCCGGGCTGGTGTACGACGCCGGGGAGGACGACTACCTCCGCTTCCTCTGCAACTACGGCTACAACGCGTCCACGGTCAAGCTCATCGCCGGCTCCACGCTCCCCGGCCGGTTCAGCTGCGCGGCCAACGCCAGCAAGGACCTCATCTCCGACCTCAACTACCCGTCCATCGCCGTGTCGGGGCTCCTCGGCAAAGGGAGCCGGACGGTGACGGTGACCCGTGCTGTCACCAACGTCGGCGCGCAGGATGCGGCCACCTACACGGTCGCCATCAGCGCGCCGACCGGCCTGGACGTGAAGGTCACGCCCAGTAAGCTCGAGTTCACCAGGAGCGTGAAGAAGCTGGCCTTCCAGGTGAGCTTCTCCCGCAGCGGGAACGTCGACAGCCTCGACGatggtgacgacgacgacgacgacgcggcgGCCAAGAAGGGTGCCCTGTCGGGGTCCATAACATGGTCAGATGGAAAGCACTTGGTCCGCAGCCCGTTTGTGGTCACCAGCTGA